From the genome of Romeriopsis navalis LEGE 11480:
GAAGCCGGTAGAGATGTGCCTGTGGTAACGGATTTTCGTGATGTGTTGCAGCCGATTTTGACGCAGCACTGGGGATTATCCGATGTCCAGCTAGCGAGGGTGCTGCCAGATTATGGGTCGAAAAATTCGATATCGGGTTTACTGAAATGATCAATGGTTGAGGATCAATTCTTCATAAATTAGAAAGGTGCCTACACTAGTCGATGCTTCAAACTTCTTTAGTAAAGATCTGCCGGACAATTGACATCCGTTCATGACCGGGCGCATACACTGTGACTAATAACCCTGATGCAATGTCCGGTGTTATCTGTGTCTGATGGCTGGCTATACCCAATTCAACCCATGATCAGAGGCAGGATAATTCTCAGCTTATCGATGGAGTGAAGCGTATGTGGATTAATCTTGAACAGCGAGAGCAGATCATTCTAATTAATCGGCAGTTTAATCAATTAACGATTGCTGATTTTGCTGATTATCAAATTGTGTGGCCAACCAAAACGCAGTATCTCAAAAAACGCTTTTTCTCTGCTTGGATGTCTGTACCAGAACGGGTTTATGCGCCGATCGGATGGTTGATATTTCAGGGCCAAACGATCGCTAACCTCCAGGGGCTTGATATTGCATCATTTGCGCCCGTGGATTCGTCATTTGAATTTGCGCGGCGGCTGGGTCCCGCAATTCCGATCAATTTTGAGGCAAGTAGTGAACGATCGCTGCCAAAGCGCGTATCCAACCAGGCTGCATTTACGTACGAGATGCCGGATGAATCAATCCCACGCACTATTTTTCGGGCCGTCACCCCCAGATTTGTCCGGGTCTATGATTTTTGGCCAACACTGGAACTGAGCGAGATTGTGACGCAGATGCTGATCGAAGAGCAACGGTTTATTACCGAGAATCGTGAGCAGCTGAAGTTAGAACCATTTTATCAAGCACAATTTAATCTTTAGCTTGAGTCTGGCATTTTGGGCGGATTAATCAGGCTTCATCACTTAGTGAGTCTGGTTCGACAACTTGGCGATCGTTACGTTTAACCCAAGCGGAAACTGCCGCGATTGCGAGTACGCCCACAACTGAAGCCCCAAGCAACAGCTTTTCACCACTGATTAACCCCGCTCCAGCGGCAACGATCGGGGGTTTGGAAATCGTGACACTCAGAGCCAGCGCACTGAGAAACTTGCGGGCGGGCATTTGGCTGAGACCAACGGCATAGCAAATATAGTCGAAAAAACCGGACATGAGCGCACCGGTCATTAGGAAGAAGTTGCCTTCAAGATATTTTTTGCTCCAGCGATCAAGCCGGCCCATGAAGTGCTCCCCCACGACTCGTTGTACAACGCCGCGCCCATAGCGACGGGCGATGAAGAAGTTGCCAGCACAAGCGAGAAAATCGGCGATGATGATGACGATCGTGCCTTGGACAAAGCCAAAAAGCGCACCGGAGAGCAAGGCATAGGCTGTACCAGGGAGAACGGGAATCGTGATGCTGGTGAGGCGGAGTAGCAAAATGACTATGGGTGCCCAGATGCCAAATTGTTTGATATTTTCACGAATCTGCTCCAGGCCAACTTGATTGACAAAAACGATCGCCGCCGCAATCAGTCCGATGATTAAAACAAATTCAATGGCTTTGCGGAGTTTGGGCGACATGATGGGGAGGGAAAATCACTAGGAGAATTTTACTGGATGATCTAAACCTGACCAACGGCGATTGCCTTGCGACGCCGTTGGCGCACAAGAATCTGGGGGCGGAACAACACGTTAAGCAGTAACCACAGGGACTTAAATTCTCCTGGAGAGTTGTGGTGTTGCCATTGTCCGGGACGGCAGAAGAGGAGTTCAATCAGACGGCGATGTTGGGTCAGTGCCAGGGGCATGAATTGAAGCTGGATCGTGGGCGGCTGCGTTTCGCCGCACTGGGCGATCGCGATCGCGTCGATGTCTAGGTTAGCTTCAGGGATTTCGAGCCGTAGTGGCAAGGGCAGTTGTGCTGATATCGGCGGAAATTCACCTTGGGTTAAGTGAATACGGCAGCCCAATTCAGAAATCATACTGGTTGTGCCCCAATAGATCTGATGGTTCAGCGTGAGTTTGGCCACGCGGCGGAGGGCGAAATATTCGTGGGGATCGGGTCGCGGGACATCCACCAAAATCATCAGGGCAATACCGATCATTGCCAGGTTATAGGCACTCCAGATCCAGCCAAGATCCAACCCTTGTACGTGGGTAATCGCGGCATCAACGTTCTGGATATTCGCTTGATAGAGACACATGCCAAGGGTATGCCAGAGGCTATAGGCATTCAGGGTAAAGAGAAGAATTAAGGGCCAGGCCAGATGCCAGTTGAAAATGAATTGATTGCTGGAGGTGCCTTTGGGCGTTACCTGAAACCCTTTGGAAAAGGGCTGGAGCAGGGCTTGAAATACCGTGACAAGGAGTGGGAAGAGCAGAACTAATGAGTAGATATCAGATAAGAAGGCCGATCGCGAGCGGCCATTTAACCAGGCAAAAACAGTCAGCTGGGTGAGATAAAAGGGAATAAAGAAATAGAGTAGCTCAGCGCCGTTTGTTTTAATCGGCACAATGCCCCAAAAAGCGTAGGCCAAAGGCATCAGCAGAAAATAGGCACGGGAGAATGTCGTAAACCAATGCAAAATTCCTTCAAAATGGCCCAGGCGTTGTATCCAGGTGAGGCCAGGAATCGTCAGAGGATTTGTTTTGATAAAGAATGCTTGGAGCGTACCGCGCGCCCAGCGGAGTCGCTGAACCGCATGGGCCGCAATATTTTCCGCGGCTAAACCGGCACTAAGTTTTTCGTTGAGGTAGACGACGCGGTAGCCTTGGGCCGCAAGATTAATCGCGGTGAAATAGTCTTCGCTGAGGGAATCGGTGACAAACCCACCGGTGGCTTCGATCGCGCTGCGGCGCAGGACAAAGGATGTCCCCGCACAAACCACACTACCAGCGGCGTCACGCATAGGCTGAATTTGGCGATAGAAGACTTCTTCTTCGGGGGTGAGAATATTTTCTAAGCCGAGGTTACGGGCGATCGGGTCAGGGTTATAGAACGACTGAGGGGTCTGAACCAAGGCGATTTCCGGATCTTGGAAGAAGCCCACGGTGCGCTGGAGGAAGTTGCGGGTAGGGATAAAGTCGGCATCGAAACAAGTAATGAGTTCACCCTGGGTCTGGGCGATCGCGTGGTTCAGATTGCCGGCCTTGGCATGGCGATTATCCGGTCGGGTAATATAGGCGCAACCCAGTTCGGCTGCAAGGGCTTGGATTTCGGGGCGACGGGTGTCGTCGAGCAGGTGAATTTGGTAATTCGGATAGTCCATTGCCTGTGCCCCGATGACTGTGCGGCGCAGGATGAACGCAGGTTCATCGTAGGTGGGGATGAGCACGTCAATACTCGGTTGGTAGTGCCCAGCAGCGACATCCAGGGCAAGTTGATCGGCTTGATGACGGCGATCGCGCACTTTAAATAATAGAAAAAGCTGGATGGAACTACTGGCGAGACCCAGCAATTCGGCCGCAAATAGGCCCAGACTGAGTGTGCTCGATAATACGTCGTCAAGGTTGAGGGTAAACGTGCGCCAAATCAGGTAACGCACAATCAGAATTAGCATGAGTGCCACGACGATGCGTCGCGACCAGGTTTGCGGCTGTGGTGAGAAAATCCGCGTGATCAGCCAAGTGCTGATAAACAAAATCACGGTGGGGGCGATGAGATAATGCCCGGCGAGCATGGGCGCTGACACCAAGGGAGCGAACAGGCGCGTAAATTGATGCACGATCGCCGCTAGTTCTCCTTGTTGTGCCCAAGTGGCTAATTCAATCCCGAGGAATAGGAGTGTACTGCCGAGCAAGAGCAACAGGGGGAGACGAACACGCACTGGACTCGGAGAGACGATTTGTGGCTTTGCAGGAGGAGGCGCATCTAGCATATATGTCAATATTGCGAGGAAAACGAGTGACTGTAGTACAAGTCCAAACCGAAAATGGTTTGCTTCAGAGCGGAATATGCAGTGACCGCGGAATTATCGAGAAATTTGCTTGATATTAAAACCGATTGGCTAGGAGGACTGTAACTTTAACAACGTGCTTCGTTCGTTCCGCATCATCTAGAACGTGATTAACGGCTGCAACCAAGCCTTAACTGCCCAAATTTGGAGAATTGATCAATGCAACGCCGAAATTTACTACTTACTACTCTAACTGCAACCTTCGCGATTGGGATGACCGTCGTGCCGGAGCTGCAGATGCGTCCAGCGATGGCTGAAGCTGGTGCTACTCCATCCACGCCCATTGCTCGCAAGATCGCAACGACAAAAGCGTTGGCGAGTGGCAGTTTTGTGGGGGCAGAACATCCCACGGCGGGGGGCGTCAAAATTGTGATGGATGGTGGCCAGCGTTACCTGGAGTTTGACAGCAAATTTAAGAGCGATAATGGCCCAGATTTGTTTGTATTGCTACATCGGCAGGCTTCACCAAAACGATATCAGGCGAACGACTATGTCAGCTTGGGGCGTCTCCAAAAGGTTAAGGGTAAGCAGCGCTATGCGATTCCAGCCGGTGTGAAACTAGAAGATTTCAACTCGGTTGTGGTCTGGTGCCGTGAGTTTAATGCGACGTTTGGCTTTGCGGCTCTGAGTAATATTGCGCCAAAGGTAAAAACGTTGAGTAGTGGTGCATTTGTGGCATCAGAACATCCCACTAGCGGCATGGCAACAGTCGTGCAGCACGATGGAAAGCAGTATCTCAAGTTTGACAACAAATTTAAGAGCGATAATGGCCCGGATCTCTTTGTCCTGCTGCACCGCCAGGCATCCCCGAAGCAGTATCGAGCCAGTGATTATGTGAGCCTTGGACGCCTTAAGAATGTGGCTGGAGAGCAGGTATATGAAATTCCTGAGGGCATCGATGTCTCAGTATTTAAGTCGGCAGTGATTTGGTGTCGCCAATTCAATGCCACGTTTGGCTTTGCACCGCTGAGCTAGGTAGTGGCGGGATCTGGAGTGGGAAAACCTGTCACGGTTTACCTCGTAATATGTGAATTTCGTGAGGTTTGCGGCTTGTAAAGCTTTCGATCGTGACAGATAGTTCAACTCCCGCAATAGGCTAAAACTTTTGTAGGACTTGGGCTGGCCATCGGTGCCGATGCTTTTGGGGTAATACCCGCCTGATCCCCACAAACTGTAAATTCATTCGCCATCGACTTTAAAATTATGACTTTTGCTGATTGGCTCCGTCTGGTTCATCCGATTTTGGCTGTGGTCGTTGTTTATCCACTCATTGGAATTGTTGTCCGTTATGCCTGGCAAACCCGCCAGCGGCGACTTGAAGCGAAAGCCAAAATCAAAAGTAAGATTCCCCCAACGGCAGGGGCAGAGCATGTGAATATTGGTCGCTGGCTGACGGGCTCGGTGACGGGGCTATCGTTGCTAGGATTAGCCCATCCAATTTTCAAGACGATTGTCAAGAAGCAGGTCTGGGCCGCGAATCCCGGTCAGGTTATCTTCATTGTATTGATGTTTGCGGCGACGATCGCTTCTCTGGTATTTCTCTACCGGGCCAAGACCAAGGGCTGGCGTGTCACTTTCACGACATTGACGAGTGCGGGCTTGATTATCTTAGGTTTGCAGGACGGGGTCTTTCGCCGAACGGATGAGTGGTTTTTCTCACACTATTACTACGGGCTGACCGCCGCGATTCTGATGGTGATATCTTTAGCGATTTTGCCGGAAATTTACCGCCAAATGACTTGGCGTAAGGTGCATATTGGCCTAAATATCATTGCGCTACTGTTGTTTCTGGGGCAGGGTGTGACCGGCGCGCGCGATTTGCTGGAAATTCCTTTGAGCTGGCAGGAACCAACGGTATTTAGCTGTGACTTTGCAAACAAAGTTTGTGGGGCACCGCCAAGCATCCCTAACTAGACGGGCCATAAAATTTGTCTGATTGAAACATCGGGGGCGGCCAGTATTGGCCGCCCCCGATGTCTTGGTGTATACGATCACCGATTAATCTTCCGTCCGAACTTATACGCGATCGCAGGCCGAGGGGTGCTGATCACAGATGTAATGGTAGACAATTGCGGATCAAAATTGAGCTATTAGAAATCTCGATCGGCGCGATTGATTCGTCGCTTAGCCCTCAACATGCAACCTATAATCAGTGTGATTATCTGTACGTACAACCCGCGTGCAGATTACTTCAAACAGGTCCTGAATGAATTAGCTTGTCAGTCGTTGCCACTCGCAGCCTGGGAGCTGTTGGTGATTGACAATGCTAGCAAACTTGCCGTTGAATCAGCGTGGAGCCTCGATTGGCATCCCCAGGGACGGATTATTCGAGAGGAAACAGCGGGCCTGACGGCGGCACGTTTACGTGGACATCAAGAAGCACAAGGTGAGATTTTAGTTTTTGTTGATGATGACAACTTACTGAATCACGAGTATTTAGCGGATGTGCAACGAATATTTCAGCAGCATCCGCAGCTCGGGGCGATTGGGGGACGATCCAAACCACGATTTGAGACGGCTCCGGAACCGTGGATGGCGGAGTTCTATAAGGTATTGGCACTGCGCGACTTTGGCCCTGAAGCCCAAATAAGTGAGCGATATGCAACGGGAGAGACGATCGAATATCCCGATTTTGCACCCGCTGGGATTGGCTTAGGAATTCGACGGGATGTGTTTGGGGCTTATGTTGAGCATATGCAACATGATGCTGCACGACTGGCGTTAGGCCGTACAGGCAAAAAATTAACCTCCGGCGAGGATAACGATATTGTCCTCACGGTGATGAGCCAAGGATGGCAGATTGGTTATTTCCCCAGCTTAGAAGTGATTCATCTGATTTCCGCCGATCGGCTCGAGCGGGATTATTTAGCCCGACTGAATGAGGCAGCGACCCGATCGTGGGTGCAAGTGCTCGGCATGCACAACTTACAAGTTTGGTCACCGATCGCCCCTTGGACAGTGCTGCCGCGCAAAATCAAAGCATTTTTTACCTATGGGGCATGGCGTAATGCGGCGGCGTATGTCCGGTGGCGGGGTGCCTGTGGTCTATATGAAGCCTTAGCAAGTACATAGCAAAACCCGACTTATCCAAGCGATACCATTGCTCACTTTTTGGAAATTATTATGTACGCTTTGAATCAAATGTATGGCCTGGCTCGGGCAATGCGACTCGGGCAGTTAGTTTACTGGGGATACCACGCGCCCAAAGGGATGATTCAGAAAACCTTGAAGCGCGGTGTCATCAACCGGGCCGCAGATCAAAAAGCCCAACGTCAGATGGAAGCCGCAGCGGACAAGTTACCGAGACTAGAACCGAGTGAAAACCCGAAAAAAATCTATTTTCTCAGTGGTCGAAAATTTTGGTATCAAACTTGTTTTTGCGCCTATTCGCTTGTGCAACAGTCCGGGACTTATTTCCGACCTGTGATTTATGACGATGGCAGTCTTAGTCAAACGTATCAAGCCAAGATTAAACGGATCTTTCCCGATGCCGAAATCATTAGCCATGAAGTAACCGAAGCCAAGTTGGATGAGTTTTTGCCCAGTCAGCAGTTTCCAACTTTACGATCGCGCCGACTGGAGTATTTTAACCTGCGCAAGCTGACGGATATTCATGTCAATGATGCGGGTTGGAAGTTAGTCTTAGACTCCGATATGCTGTTCTTTCGGCGGCCTGATTTTCTGGTCAATTGGCTAGAAGCGCCCCAGCAGCCCTGCTATATGGTGGATGTTGAAACGGCTTATGGCTACTCCGATAAGCTGATGCGTGAGTTAGCGGGTGCGAAGATTCCTGAGGCGATCAATGTGGGCATCTGCGGGTTACAAAGTGATGCGATTGATTGGGCCGAATTAGAGTATTGGTGCAAGACGATGATTGAGTCAGAGGGCACAAATTACTACCAAGAACAGGCAATGGCCGCCATGCTAATGGCGCGGGCTGACAGTCAGGTGGCACCGAAGCAAGATTATATTTTGATGCCGGGTCAGGGAGAAGCACGCAATCCGCAGGGCGTTATGCATCACTATGTTGCCGATTCAAAACCCTGGTATTTCCACTATGGCTGGAAGCATATAGCGGGTGAGGGAATGACATAATGCAGGCTTCAAATCAGATTGTTCGCGGACTTTGGGTCGGTTCAGAACTCTCGATCATGGAGCAGTTATCAATTCGGTCGTTTCTCGCGAATGGGCATCACTATCAGCTCTATGTCTATGAGGATGTTAAAAACATACCGCCGGGTACACAGGTGATGGATGCAAATTGCATCTTACCGATTGAACGGGTGTTCACCTATCAACATGGGGCGGAAAAGGGGAGTTATTCGGGTTTTGCCGATGAGTTCCGTTTACATTTGCTATCTCAGAAAGGTGGATGGTGGGCGGATCTTGATGTTGTTTGCTTAAAACCCTTTGACTTTCGATCGGCCTATGTCATTGCTTCAAGTTATGAAGGCCAGTGGGGCAGTCCAGCGATTAACTGTGTGATGAAAATGCCAGCGAAAAGCTGTCTTGCATCATATTTATGCCGAGAAGCACAACGGTATGACCCGCAGCAAATTCGGTTTACCGAAACGGGCCCACGCTTGTTACAAAAGGCGATTGAGCGTTTGGAACTGCATTCAACGGTCGTTGACCATGAAACATTTTGTGCGATTTCATGGCGATCGGTCCGGCAAAAAATCGTCTATGACGAGTCAAATACATTAGTTTTGCGGGCAACGCATTGGGCCAAGGATTATGTCCGATCAATACTCAAACCAGAAATGAGTGTCGATCGGCTGCGGGGAAATGCCTACGCTATTCATCTCTGGAGTGAAATCTGGCGACGAGAGCAGTTAGATAAAAATGGCACTTACCACCCAACTTGTCTCTATGAACGCTTAAAAAATCGGTACCTTTAGCCAATTGTTATCCCATTGAACCCCGACTATGCAACCACTCGTCTCCATTCTGATCCCGGCTTATAATGCAGCCGAATGGATTGAACAGACTATCCATTCGGCATTAGCCCAAACTTGGAAAAACATTGAAATTATTATTGTTGATGATGGTTCGTCAGATAATACTTTAACGTTAGCTAAAGCATTTGAGCAAGACTCACGCATCCAAGTTTTTAGCCAACCGAACCAAGGTGCGACAGTCGCCCGAAATCAAGCCTTTCAGCATTCCAGTGGCGAATTTATTCAGTTTCTCGATGCGGATGATTTACTGGATGCAGGGAAAATAGCGGCGCAAATGCAAATCCTGCTCAGGGCTGAGAATAACTGTATTGCGTCTGGTGCTTGGGCCAGGTTTTATCGTGACCCACAAGAAGCACAGTTTGAGCCAGAGGCTTTGTGGCAAGATATGCAGCCAGTGGACTGGCTGATCGCCGCCTGGTCCGATAACTTGATGATGCATCCAGCCGCCTGGTTAGTGCCGAGAGCGATCGCTGAAGCCGCAGGGCCATGGAATGAGCAACTATCCCTGAATGATGACGGCGAGTATTTCTGTCGAGTCATTTTGGCCAGTCAGGCGGTGAAATTCTGTGGAGAAGCGAAAAGCTATTATCGATCGGGACTGCTCGGCAGCTTGAGTGATCAGAAATCGGATAAGGCTTATTTATCGGGGTATAAAGCGATCGACCTTGCGGGACAGGCGCTCTTTGCGGTTGAGGATAGCGATCGAACAAGGCAGATTATTGCAACGTTATTTCAACGGTTTGTCTATGAATGCTATCCCAATGTACCGAACCTACGGCATCAGGCGACAGCCCGAATCAAACAACTCGGTGGCTCATCCCTCAAAGCCACGGGAAGTCCATTATTTGAAAAGCTGGCGGAGTGGCTGGGTTGGCGGCTGGCCAAACGGATTCAGCAAATTATCTATGCGATTGGTTATCGTCGCTGGTTGGTGCATTTAAGACGACAGAAAGCCGATTTACCGTCCACCTCTTCTATCTCTACTCCTGCTCATGGCTAAGATCTTAATTTTACTGGGTGGGCATTTATGTAATGGCCCACGTCCTTGTAAGGAAGCGGATGCCCTCGCCGCGGCTGGCCACGATGTGATGGTCGCCGGGGTCTGGTTTGATCCAAAGTTTGTGCAACGCGATCAGCAATTGCTTCAGGGTAGGGCTTGGCAATTTCAGCCAGTCTTAGATTTTCGCGGAATCACCTTGGGCCAAAAAATGCAGCGTCTGGGGGTACGGCTCCAGGCGAAAATTGCCCGGGCATTATGGCTGAAATACGATATTCAATCACCGGCTTTGCTCGGCTATGGTGCTAAAGCAATGCTGAAATTTGCACAGGGGTTTCAGGCTGATTTAACGATCGTACATTCTGAAGCAGGACTGTGGGTCGGTAATTGTCTACAAGCCGAAGGCTATAAAGTTGGGGTGGATTTTGAGGATTGGTTTTCGGAAGACCTGCTACCGGAAGCCAAAGCGAGTCGACCAATTGCGTGGATTCAGTCGCTGGAGTCACAGCTCGCCAAAACTTGTACTTACTGTTTAACACCTTCCCAAGCAATGGCGGCGGCGATAGCGGCAGCATACAATTGCGCAACGCCAACCGTCATATACAATGCCTTCCCCGCAACACCCACAACAACTGCATCCCAGGCATCAAGTGATCGGCAAGACTTAGATTTGCCATCGCTCCATTGGTTTTCGCAGACGATCGGGCCGGGCCGGGGATTAGAAACGGTTTTTGCTGCACTTCCACATTTGCAGTCAGTGGTGGAAATTCATCTGCGGGGGAACTGCCCGGCAATCTATCAGGACTGGATTATGTCATTGGTACCAGCAGCATGGCGCGATCGGGTCTATTTGCATGGGACTGTGGATAATCACATTTTGCCGCTGCGAATTGCGGAACATGATATTGGTCTGGCGCTCGAATCACCCCAAATTCTGAGTCGGGATTTAACGGTGACGAATAAGCTATTTCAATATTTGGAAGCCGGATTAGCGGTGATTGCCACCAATACAGCAGGCCAACAAGAAGTGTTGCAACAATCACCCCAGGCGGGAGAATTAATTCCCGCGAGTGACCCATTCCGGTTGGCGGATGTGATTAACCAGTGGATTGCCGATCCAGAGCATTTGCAACGGACGAAGCAAGCAGCCAAGCAGGCCGGGATCAAGTTGGGCTGGGATACGCAAGCGGCCAAGCTGACCCAGCAGGTTGAATTGGCGATCGGTGCGGCGCAATCGACTACGCCGCGACCCCACAGCGAATTGATTTGATTCAGATTGCATCACACATTTTGGCACCCTCACATTTTTATCATTGGTAATTGTTCATGTCTCAAACCACATTACAGATTAATCTCGCACCGAGTGACTGGTTGCATGCGGGGGATATTTTGCCCCATCAGTTACGCCAATTTTCGGGACAAGTGGATGAAGTCTTATTGACGCTGGATTTGCATCGCAGTGTTGGACGATTTGCGGAAGGCTGGGAAGAACGACGGCCAAAGTTAGAAGCGTTGATTGAACAATGCTGTGGGCAATTCGACAATGTTCGAACGGTCACGGTAGATTACAGTTCTGAAGCGATTAAACAAGTAAGCCAGACCTTCTTTGGTGATGTGCTAATGCCGGCGAAGGATTTTCGGGGCGGGCCATTTTATGCCTACTTTTATGGGCTTTATGCGGCAAAATATGATTACGTATTTCATATTGATTCGGATTTGATGTTTGGTGGTGGGAGCCAAACTTGGATTACCGAAGCGATTCAGTTTCTGAATAAGTATCCAAATGTCTTAGTGTGTGGCCCACTACCCGGGGCACCGGCAACAGATGGCAAGTTGATTTCCCAACCGACCAATCCCTTTTCCTACAAATCACTGGCGTTCCAAATGGATGAAATGAGTACGCGCTATTTCTTAATGGATCGGGCGAGATTCCGGGAGCGGATTGGGGCCTTACCGTTGCCCTATGCTGCCCCTTGGGGATTTATTAAAGCCAAGATTGAGGGGAATCCGCCCTATTGCTTGCCTGAGGATATTTTGACCCAGGTGATGGCAAAGCAAGGTTTATTGCGGGTGGAATTTTTGGGTGAAGGTGCGGGGATGTGGTCTTTACATCCACCTTATCGTTGTAAGGAATTCTACGATCGGTTACCAGAATTGATTGAACGGGTTGAAACCGGAAACATTCCGGATGGACAGCGGGGTTATCACGATGTGAATGAGAGTTTGATTGATTGGAGTGAGCCGCGCAGTCGCTTGCAGCAAAACCGTTGGTGGAAACGTTTAGGAAATCGGATGAGGGCGCAGTGGCAAACGACCTAAATCTGGCATATGAGCCTCAATGAGCCAAGCTCAAATTACGCGGCTCATTAAGGTCTGACAAGGATTAATTTTGATCACCACACGCCCCGAATTTTGCGATGAAAGTCACGAACTTATTGTTTTACTTCCTGGTAATTTTTGCTTGTTTGCTGTTTTGCCGTTCACTGGTACATCGATCAACCTTTATTCAGGCTGCTGTGGCTAAGTCAGCAGCACTGAAACATACAACATTAGATGGATTACGGGGATTACTGGCAATTAATGTCGTGATTCACCATGCGGTATTCACCTACTTCTATTTTGAGCAAGATGGCATTTGGAAAATGCCGGTCGCAAGCCATTTTTATTTTTCGATCGGGTCAGAAGCAGTCACATTATTTTTTATGATGACGGCATTTCTAGCTTGGTCGGGGGTGATTAAGCGACCAAAAATTGATATTCCCAGCTTCTATCTGAAGCGAGCAATTCGGATTTTTCCACTTTATTGGATTTCCGTGATTGGGGTAATTATCGTTGTGCTAGTCACTACCAATTTTTCGCTTGAGTCACCCAGCCTGATGCATGCCATGCGCACACTCGACGATTGGTTTACGGCACAGATCACCAATTTACCCTTTATATTTGGTCGCCAGCTGATGCCGAATATCAATGAATTTCCAGCTTGGATGGTCAATGCAGGCGTGAGCTGGACCTTAGCCTACGACTTGAATTTTTATCTGCTCCTGCCCCTACTCG
Proteins encoded in this window:
- a CDS encoding DM13 domain-containing protein, with the protein product MQRRNLLLTTLTATFAIGMTVVPELQMRPAMAEAGATPSTPIARKIATTKALASGSFVGAEHPTAGGVKIVMDGGQRYLEFDSKFKSDNGPDLFVLLHRQASPKRYQANDYVSLGRLQKVKGKQRYAIPAGVKLEDFNSVVVWCREFNATFGFAALSNIAPKVKTLSSGAFVASEHPTSGMATVVQHDGKQYLKFDNKFKSDNGPDLFVLLHRQASPKQYRASDYVSLGRLKNVAGEQVYEIPEGIDVSVFKSAVIWCRQFNATFGFAPLS
- a CDS encoding TVP38/TMEM64 family protein, encoding MSPKLRKAIEFVLIIGLIAAAIVFVNQVGLEQIRENIKQFGIWAPIVILLLRLTSITIPVLPGTAYALLSGALFGFVQGTIVIIIADFLACAGNFFIARRYGRGVVQRVVGEHFMGRLDRWSKKYLEGNFFLMTGALMSGFFDYICYAVGLSQMPARKFLSALALSVTISKPPIVAAGAGLISGEKLLLGASVVGVLAIAAVSAWVKRNDRQVVEPDSLSDEA
- a CDS encoding glycosyltransferase, which translates into the protein MQPIISVIICTYNPRADYFKQVLNELACQSLPLAAWELLVIDNASKLAVESAWSLDWHPQGRIIREETAGLTAARLRGHQEAQGEILVFVDDDNLLNHEYLADVQRIFQQHPQLGAIGGRSKPRFETAPEPWMAEFYKVLALRDFGPEAQISERYATGETIEYPDFAPAGIGLGIRRDVFGAYVEHMQHDAARLALGRTGKKLTSGEDNDIVLTVMSQGWQIGYFPSLEVIHLISADRLERDYLARLNEAATRSWVQVLGMHNLQVWSPIAPWTVLPRKIKAFFTYGAWRNAAAYVRWRGACGLYEALAST
- a CDS encoding DUF4079 domain-containing protein encodes the protein MTFADWLRLVHPILAVVVVYPLIGIVVRYAWQTRQRRLEAKAKIKSKIPPTAGAEHVNIGRWLTGSVTGLSLLGLAHPIFKTIVKKQVWAANPGQVIFIVLMFAATIASLVFLYRAKTKGWRVTFTTLTSAGLIILGLQDGVFRRTDEWFFSHYYYGLTAAILMVISLAILPEIYRQMTWRKVHIGLNIIALLLFLGQGVTGARDLLEIPLSWQEPTVFSCDFANKVCGAPPSIPN
- a CDS encoding glycosyltransferase, whose amino-acid sequence is MRVRLPLLLLLGSTLLFLGIELATWAQQGELAAIVHQFTRLFAPLVSAPMLAGHYLIAPTVILFISTWLITRIFSPQPQTWSRRIVVALMLILIVRYLIWRTFTLNLDDVLSSTLSLGLFAAELLGLASSSIQLFLLFKVRDRRHQADQLALDVAAGHYQPSIDVLIPTYDEPAFILRRTVIGAQAMDYPNYQIHLLDDTRRPEIQALAAELGCAYITRPDNRHAKAGNLNHAIAQTQGELITCFDADFIPTRNFLQRTVGFFQDPEIALVQTPQSFYNPDPIARNLGLENILTPEEEVFYRQIQPMRDAAGSVVCAGTSFVLRRSAIEATGGFVTDSLSEDYFTAINLAAQGYRVVYLNEKLSAGLAAENIAAHAVQRLRWARGTLQAFFIKTNPLTIPGLTWIQRLGHFEGILHWFTTFSRAYFLLMPLAYAFWGIVPIKTNGAELLYFFIPFYLTQLTVFAWLNGRSRSAFLSDIYSLVLLFPLLVTVFQALLQPFSKGFQVTPKGTSSNQFIFNWHLAWPLILLFTLNAYSLWHTLGMCLYQANIQNVDAAITHVQGLDLGWIWSAYNLAMIGIALMILVDVPRPDPHEYFALRRVAKLTLNHQIYWGTTSMISELGCRIHLTQGEFPPISAQLPLPLRLEIPEANLDIDAIAIAQCGETQPPTIQLQFMPLALTQHRRLIELLFCRPGQWQHHNSPGEFKSLWLLLNVLFRPQILVRQRRRKAIAVGQV
- a CDS encoding glycosyltransferase family 2 protein; the encoded protein is MQPLVSILIPAYNAAEWIEQTIHSALAQTWKNIEIIIVDDGSSDNTLTLAKAFEQDSRIQVFSQPNQGATVARNQAFQHSSGEFIQFLDADDLLDAGKIAAQMQILLRAENNCIASGAWARFYRDPQEAQFEPEALWQDMQPVDWLIAAWSDNLMMHPAAWLVPRAIAEAAGPWNEQLSLNDDGEYFCRVILASQAVKFCGEAKSYYRSGLLGSLSDQKSDKAYLSGYKAIDLAGQALFAVEDSDRTRQIIATLFQRFVYECYPNVPNLRHQATARIKQLGGSSLKATGSPLFEKLAEWLGWRLAKRIQQIIYAIGYRRWLVHLRRQKADLPSTSSISTPAHG
- a CDS encoding glycosyl transferase, producing MYALNQMYGLARAMRLGQLVYWGYHAPKGMIQKTLKRGVINRAADQKAQRQMEAAADKLPRLEPSENPKKIYFLSGRKFWYQTCFCAYSLVQQSGTYFRPVIYDDGSLSQTYQAKIKRIFPDAEIISHEVTEAKLDEFLPSQQFPTLRSRRLEYFNLRKLTDIHVNDAGWKLVLDSDMLFFRRPDFLVNWLEAPQQPCYMVDVETAYGYSDKLMRELAGAKIPEAINVGICGLQSDAIDWAELEYWCKTMIESEGTNYYQEQAMAAMLMARADSQVAPKQDYILMPGQGEARNPQGVMHHYVADSKPWYFHYGWKHIAGEGMT